A DNA window from Engraulis encrasicolus isolate BLACKSEA-1 chromosome 3, IST_EnEncr_1.0, whole genome shotgun sequence contains the following coding sequences:
- the LOC134445142 gene encoding uncharacterized protein LOC134445142 — translation MNRNFRRMAAATPAPESQIVSAEIVSGLLLTVVYRVISKNILPQELSLSVGQIRMDAEPFELSRSLVCVWLASNVKFLLFKSNSAFSLTDHSTSRLLASLALLMGTCWGAGTWGVTSNYVPVLDLVVFSSFFLSSFVLMALDHKEQGSVSPLVVVDVRVIFSDAQRFFLHMDFFATFLFGLLWLAFPDWALGCEVLSGMDDDLQLHLTRAFGAMMVGDSFVSLTRPKAQTTTKDRTTRFSSRAVGTLVLLIYLLHSHLITCSWTSGRVWVAVVGAGLWAGNSVMGYLSTRRAAALPRTPSQKEQ, via the exons ATGAACAGAAACTTCAGAAGAATGGCAGCCGCAACACCAGCGCCCGAAAGTCAGATTGTATCTGCGGAGATAGTTTCTGGACTTTTGCTTACCGTTGTATATCGAGTCATTTCCAAGAACATTCTTCCACAG GAACTTTCTCTGTCTGTGGGGCAAATTCGGATGGATGCGGAACCCTTTGAACTGTCCCGGTCTTTGGTTTGTGTGTGGCTCGCCAGCAACGTGAAATTTCTGCTGTTTAAAAGTAACTCAGCATTTTCTTTGACTGACCACTCCACCTCCAGACTCTTG GCATCATtggccttgctcatgggcacttgtTGGGGAGCTGGAACCTGGGGTGTCACTTCAAACTAT GTGCCGGTGCTGGACCTGGTGGTGTTCTCCAGCTTCTTCCTGAGCTCCTTTGTCCTAATGGCTCTGGACCACAAGGAGCAGGGGAGCGTGAGcccgctggtggtggtggacgtAAGGGTCATCTTCAGCGACGCCCAGCGCTTCTTTCTCCACATGGACTTCTTCGCCACCTTCCTCTTCGGCCTGCTCTGGCTGGCCTTCCCTGATTGGGCGCTCGGCTGCGAG GTGTTGAGTGGTATGGATGACGACCTGCAGCTGCACCTGACCCGGGCCTTTGGGGCCATGATGGTGGGGGACAGCTTTGTCTCGCTCACACGGCCCAAGGCCCAAACCACCACCAAGGACCGAACCACCCGCTTCAGCAGCAGAGCTGTG GGCACCCTGGTGCTGCTGATCTATCTGCTCCACTCCCACTTGATCACATGCTCCTGGACCTCTGGCCGGGTGTGGGTTGCTGTTGTGGGCGCCGGGCTCTGGGCGGGCAACTCTGTAATGGGCTACCTCAGCACCAGGAGAGCTGCCGCGCTCCCCAGGACACCCTCTCAGAAGGAGCAGTGA